A stretch of Salvelinus alpinus chromosome 4, SLU_Salpinus.1, whole genome shotgun sequence DNA encodes these proteins:
- the LOC139572263 gene encoding uro-adherence factor A-like produces the protein MEVEQSQEDCNNTLIQSQSLEVEQSQEDCDNTLIQSQSLEAEQSQEDCDNTLIQSQSLEAEQSQEDCDNTLIQSQSLEAEQSQEDCVNTLIQSQSLEVEQSQEDCVNTLIQSQSLEVEQSQEDCVNTLIQSQSLEVEQSQEDCVNTLIQSQSLEVEQSQEDCVNTLIQSQSLEVEQSQEDCVNTLIQSQSLEVEQSQEDCVNTLIQSQSLEVEQSQEDCVNTLIQSQSLEVEQSQEDCVNTLIQSQSLEVVQSQEDCDNTLIQSQSLEAEQSQEDCDNTLIQSQSLEVEQSQEDCDNTLIQSQSLEVVQSQEDCDNTLIQSQSLEVEQSQEDCENTLIQSQSLEAEQSQEDCDNTLIQSQSLEVEQSQEDCVNTLIQSQSLEVEQSQEDCVNTLIQSQSLEVVQSQEDCDNTLIQSQSLEVEQSQEDCVNTLIQSQSLEVEQSQEDCDNTDSVPVSGSRAEPGGL, from the coding sequence ATGGAAGTAGAGCAGAGCCAGGAGGACTGTAATAACACTCTGATCCAGTCCCAGTCTCTGGAAGTAGAGCAGAGCCAGGAGGACTGTGATAACACTCTGATTCAGTCCCAGTCTCTGGAAGCAGAGCAGAGCCAGGAGGACTGTGATAACACTCTGATTCAGTCCCAGTCTCTGGAAGCAGAGCAGAGCCAGGAGGACTGTGATAACACTCTGATCCAGTCCCAGTCTCTGGAAGCAGAGCAGAGCCAGGAGGACTGTGTTAACACTCTGATCCAGTCCCAGTCTCTGGAAGTAGAGCAGAGCCAGGAGGACTGTGTTAACACTCTGATCCAGTCCCAGTCTCTGGAAGTAGAGCAGAGCCAGGAGGACTGTGTTAACACTCTGATCCAGTCCCAGTCTCTGGAAGTAGAGCAGAGCCAGGAGGACTGTGTTAACACTCTGATCCAGTCCCAGTCTCTGGAAGTAGAGCAGAGCCAGGAGGACTGTGTTAACACTCTGATCCAGTCCCAGTCTCTGGAAGTAGAGCAGAGCCAGGAGGACTGTGTTAACACTCTGATCCAGTCCCAGTCTCTGGAAGTAGAGCAGAGCCAGGAGGACTGTGTTAACACTCTGATCCAGTCCCAGTCTCTGGAAGTAGAGCAGAGCCAGGAGGACTGTGTTAACACTCTGATCCAGTCCCAGTCTCTGGAAGTAGAGCAGAGCCAGGAGGACTGTGTTAACACTCTGATCCAGTCCCAGTCTCTGGAAGTAGTGCAGAGCCAGGAGGACTGTGATAACACTCTGATTCAGTCCCAGTCTCTGGAAGCAGAGCAGAGCCAGGAGGACTGTGATAACACTCTGATTCAGTCCCAGTCTCTGGAAGTAGAGCAGAGCCAGGAGGACTGTGATAACACTCTGATTCAGTCCCAGTCTCTGGAAGTAGTGCAGAGCCAGGAGGACTGTGATAACACTCTGATTCAGTCCCAGTCTCTGGAAGTAGAGCAGAGCCAGGAGGACTGTGAGAACACTCTGATCCAGTCCCAGTCTCTGGAAGCAGAGCAGAGCCAGGAGGACTGTGATAACACTCTGATTCAGTCCCAGTCTCTGGAAGTAGAGCAGAGCCAGGAGGACTGTGTTAACACTCTGATCCAGTCCCAGTCTCTGGAAGTAGAGCAGAGCCAGGAGGACTGTGTTAACACTCTGATCCAGTCCCAGTCTCTGGAAGTAGTGCAGAGCCAGGAGGACTGTGATAACACTCTGATTCAGTCCCAGTCTCTGGAAGTAGAGCAGAGCCAGGAGGACTGTGTTAACACTCTGATCCAGTCCCAGTCTCTGGAAGTAGAGCAGAGCCAGgaggactgtgataacactgattCAGTCCCAGTCTCTGGAAGCAGAGCAGAGCCAGGAGGACTGTGA